GGTAATCATTGCGTGGCTCCAATACGTTTAATGCACTCATCCAATACACCATAAATGATGGCAGATCCTATCGATAGCGGGTTAGCGCTATCTCCGACACAGGAAGCCGTTTGTGACGCGATACGGACGGTGTGTCGCGAGTTCGATGACACGTACTGGCGCGACCGAGACGCGGAGGGGGAGTATCCCCACGAATTTGTCAACGCCCTTGCCGAGGAAGGGTGGCTCGGAATCCTCCTCCCTGAAGCGTATGGAGGGAAGGGGTACGGAACCGAGGAAGCGGTAGCGATGATGTACGAAATCGCCAGAAGCGGGGCAGGATTTAGCGGCGCACAGACGGTTCACGCCGCTATCTATAACTCGACGCCACTCGTAAAATACGGGAGCGAGAAGCTCAAAGACGGGCTCCTTTCGCGGGTGGCGAGCGGTGATGCGTGGATCCAGTGTTTTAGCCTCACCGAACCGAAGGCGGGATCGGAGTCGACCGCGATCACCACTCGCGCTGATCGCGACGGTGACGAGTACGTAGTTAACGGCGAGAAGCTTTGGACCTCCCGCATCGACGTCAGTGACTATCTCGTATTGGCCGCGCGAACAACGCCATACGAGGAAGCGGGAAAGAAAACTGAAGGCGTCTCGCTGTTTCTCGTCGATATCGAGCGTGGAATCGAGGATGGGAGTATCGAATTGGAGGAGATCGAAAAAACTGTGAGCGGGGCGGTGAGCTCCTTCCGCGTAACGTACGACGATCTCCGAATTCCCGCCGACCAGCTGATCGGTGTCGAGGACGAGGGGTTCTATCAGGTGCTCGATGGCCTCAACGAGGAGCGATTGGTAATCGCCGCCGAGACGGTGGGTCTCGGGGAACTCGCAATCGAAACGGCTGTCGAGTACGCGAACGAGCGAGAAGTGTTCGGTCGTTCTATCGGAAAGAACCAGGCCATTCAACATCCATTGGCTGCGGCGTTTGCTCGCGTCCAAGCTGCAAAGCAGTTCACGTTCGACGCGGCAACACGGACGAAAGACGCGGATCGAAAAACGATCGGCTCACGGGCAAACACCGCGAAGTATCTCTCCGCCGAAGCTGCCTTCGAGGCGGCGGACGCCGCCGTTCAAGCTCACGGCGGACGAGGTGTGGCCCGCGAATACGACGTTGAACGGTACTTTCGCGAGGCGCGACTCACCCGTCTCGTCCCTCTTACACAGGAACTGGCACTCAACTACGTAGGGGAGAACGTACTCGGACTCCCTCGATCGTACTGACGAATCACGTGTAATAGAGATCCAAAGAGACGCAATATCATGAACGACAACAACACGACGGACGAGACGACGGAGAATCGATTGGTCGAAGGATGGCAGGGCCGCTACTACGAGGACTTCACGATCGGTGACGTGTACAAACATCCGTTCGGGCGGACCGTCACCGAGACGGATAACGTTTGGATGACGAACGTAACGATGAACCTCAACCCGATGCACTTCAATGAGGCCTACGCGTCCGAAACGGAATTCGGTGAGCGCCTCGTCGACGGAACGTTTGTCATCGCACTGGCGGTCGGGATGAGTGTCATCGATGTCTCGGTCAACGCCACCGCGAACCTCGGGTACGACGACGTCCGTCACCATGCACCCGTTTTCCACGGCGACACCATCCTTGCCGAGAGTGAAGTGCTCTCTAAACGGGAGAGCGATAGTCGCGATCACGTCGGCATCGTCGAAACGGAGTTACGAGCGTACAATCAAGACAACGAGAAAGTCCTTTCGTTGAAGCGGACCCCGATGGTGTTGAAACGAGAGTACGCCCAGCCAAGCGCCGCACAGCCACCGGGATGGCCCGAGGGGATCGGTACACAACCAGGCGATACCGAGGCTACCGATGAGTAACTCGACCGACCGCATTCAGGATGGCCTCACCGCCACCGATGCGGCGACGGCCGCTGACACCGTTGATCCCACCGACGTCGTCCTCAGTAGCGGGTTCGGTGGCGTTGGATATCCGAAACGGGTACCCCAGGCGCTGGCCGACGACGATCGCGACATGTCGCTCACCGTCGTCTCCGGTGGGGGCGTCGGCGGCGAAATCGATGACGCACTGGTTGCGGCAGGCCAGATGGCTCGCCGGTTTCCGTTTCAGACTCGCGAACGTTCCCGTACTGCGATCAATGACGGTGAAATAGCTTTCCACGATCGCCACATCTCGCGGTTCGGCGATGAGGTTCGGCTTGGCGATGTCGGTGATCCTGGCGTCGCAATCGTCGAAGCCGTCGCCGTCGGTGAGAACTGGTTGATTCCCACGACTTCGATCGGACACACGCCGTCGTTCGTCGCTGCTGCCGACCGCCTCATCGTGGAGGTAAATCACGAGCAACCGCGTGAACTAGAACACATCCACGACGTCTACCAGCGTGATCTTCCTCCGAACCGCGATCCAATTCCTATCACCGAACCGATCGAACGAATCGGTTCCGCAGCGATATCGTTCGATGCCGAGAAGCTCGTCGCTGTCGTCGAAACGGATCGTTTCGACGACCCGTATTCATTCAGGGAACCGACTGACGTCGACGGCGTCATCGCGGACAACCTCCGGTCATTTTTGGAGGCGGAACTGGAGCGAAATCCGACGCTACGGGACCGCATCAATCTCCAGTTCGGGGTCGGGAGCCTCGGAAACGCGCTTATGGGTGCACTCTCCGAGATCGACTTCGGCGACCGCGAGGTGGTGTACTTCGGCGAAGTGTTCCAAGACGGTCTCCTGGACGCCATCGACGAAGGGTTGCTGGCAGGGGCGAGTGCGACGTCTCTCGCGCTCTCGGTCGGAGGTCAGCAACGACTGTTCGAGGATATCGAGCGATACGCCGAGGACGTCGTCCTTCGTCCCGCCGACGTGTCGAACAATCCCGCTCTCATCGACCAATTCGGGGTCGTGGGTGTCAACAGCGCCGTCGATATCGATCTCTACGGTAACGCGAACGCGACCCATATCGGCGGGACGAACGTCATCAACGGCATCGGTGGTGGCGGTGATTTCAATCGTAACTGCCGCCTTGGGATCATCGCGCTGCCGTCGACCGCTGGAGACGGGTCCATCTCGCGGATCGTCCCCAGCGTCGCACATGTCGACCATACCGAACACGATCACTCCGTCGTCGTTACGGAACACGGCGTCGCCGACCTTCGTGGGTTGAGTCCCACGGAACGCATGGAACGGATCGTGGACCTTGCACACCCCGATTTTCGTGCCGACCTCCGAAAGTACAGGGATCAGGCCCTTGATGAGGGTGGCCATATCCCGATGTGCACGGACTTCGAGTTCCGGTAGCCCGAGCGATCGACCACTTCGGTTCCCTCGAGTATCATTATAGACGCTCATATTACTGTAAATTTTGTGAACGACGATAATTTTATTAATAACAGTGATAATTGTGGTCTGTATATGTCTGACGACAGTGTATCGCGCCGGAACATACTGAAAGGCGCGACGACGATGGGAGCGATCAGCTTAGCCGGTTGTACCGACGGCCTCAGCGGCGGAAGCGGCGGTGAGGGCAATTATCAAATGACCATCGCTGGCACTAGTTCCGGGTCGTCGACCCAACAGGCAGCACAGGCACTCGCACGGGCCGCACAACAACACAGTGATTCCGTTTCGATCTCCGTCCAGGTTACGGATGGCTGGACGGCCAACCTCTACGAGTTCGACAACGGTAACTTTAGCTCGATCGGCGTCGACAACAACTCCCTCTCGAAGGCGATGAACGACGAGGGACCGTTTGCGGACAAATCGATCGATTCCCTCCCGATGCAGGGATTCGTCTTTACGAATCTCGAGATTCACTGGGTTGCGATGGAAGGTTCGGGCATCAAGTCGACCGCGGACCTCCGGGATGGCGGCCACACCATCTATCCCATTCAACCCGGGTTCGGTACGCGATTACTCACTGAGGAAGTGATCAAGGAGGCAGGACTCTGGAAACAAAACGATATCCTCAACGTCGACACCAGCGATATTCCCGGCGCCGTGGAGGAGAAACGTGCCGATGCGCTCTGCATTTACGGAGCGAACGGGGTTAACCTATCGAGCTGGGTACAGGAGGTCGACGTCCGCAGCAACGGCGGCCTCTACCTGATGGAAGTCGACGACGAATTCCGTCAGGCCATCAAGAACGTGCCAGGTGCGATCGTGAACGAGTTCGACGACTATCCATACGAGTGGGAACAGGACGTGACCAAGGTCACGGATACGACCACCGCATGGGTTCTCTCCGGTCAGTGGGCGTTCGGTCCCGACGTCCCCGCCGATGCGGCAAAAGAGGTCGCTCGTCTTTCCACAGAACACCACGACACCATTCGCGAGGCTGATCCCACGGCGCTCGACCACTCCGGCATGAACTCGATGACTACCGCCGTCATCCCTGACCTGGAGATTCATCCGGGCGTTGCCGAATACTGGCGGAACAACGATGTCTGGAACGATGATTGGAAAGAAGGCTCGACGAACGAATAGACTGTTCCCGACCGTACGATTCAGCAACTGAACGTCAATCAGAGCACCCAAACCCTGACACAACTCATGCACGAAAAATCGACAAACGATACTGAACTACCGATTGACCGGGGTGACCGGTCGTGACCGAGGCAACGGCGGATGACTTGGACCCCGGAGATGGTCAGAAGTTCGAGACCGAGCGCCCGGGAGATGCCGAACTGTTGTCCATGCGAAACGTACTGATCGGCATCTCGGTCCTCTTCTGGGTGTTCGTCATCTGGTACGCCTGGGATCAGACCATCCCCCGTGCGCAGTACGGCGTCATCTTCTTCGGAATCATCCTCGAACTGTTCGTCCTCACCGAACTGATGGAGCTTGCAGGCGGTGGTCGGGGTTATCTTCCCACCGACGTCAAACGAGCCTATGGTCCCGGTAACAGGATCGAAGCGTTGTTGTTGACGTTCTCCGCAATCGACGTGGCAATCACGTGTCTGTACGTCGCGACGCAGTTCCAAGCGTTGTACGTCACCAGACAAGGCAGGGCACTCCAGTACGAAATCTACATGGCGGCGGTATTCACGCTCGTCGTGATCTATCTGACTTGGCGGTCGTTCGGCCCGACCTTCCTGTCTATCATCCTTCTGGGGATCGCTTACGGCCGCTGGGGGATGTTCGCACCCGGCCCGCTCTCACACGGCGGTATCGGTTGGGACAGGCTCATGCGTGTTCTCGTCCTCAGCGTCGGGGGATTTTTTGGCTTCCTGACACAGTTGGTTGCGGCGTGGATTGCACTGTTTTTGCTCTACGCCGGGTTCCTGAAGGCGTTTGGCGCGTTCGACCTTATCATGCGCCTGGCGTTCCGTTCGGCTAGGTACATCGATTCGGGAATCGCACAGACCGCCGTGCTGTCCTCGGCCGTCGTAGGATCGGTCAACGGCAGTCAAACAGCAAACGCCGGGATGACTGGCTCGTTCACCATCCCACTTATGAAGCGGAACGGTATGAAACCCGAAACTGCGGGTGCGATCGAGGCCGTCGCCTCAACTTCCGGTCAAGTGCTCCCGCCAGTGATGGGGGCTGCCGCATTCATCATGGCATCACTGATAACCGGCATCACATACGCGGACGTCATCGTCGCCGGCTTGATCCCCGCAGCAGTGTTGGTGGTGACGATCTTCATCGCGGTACACTACGTTTCCGTGCCACAACTCAACGACACCGACCCCGAAGCTCTCATCGAGGATCCGATGGATCGGTCGGAGTTCGTCATCGAGAGTCTGAAGTACGGCATTCCGCTGGCGATCTTGATCTACAAGCTGGGGATCGAACAGGTGACGGTGATGACCGCCGCGCTGTGGACGGCAACGGCGATGCTCGCTACCGGCACGCTGGTTCCCTTGATTCAGGCCGCGATCGGAACGAGCGGGGAGTCCGTCGGAACGTCCGCCCATCGAAGCATCTGGGAGACGCTTGACGGCGCACGCGAAGGAGTGGTCGTCCTCGCGCCGGTTGCGATCATCCTTGGTGCGATAAACGGCGTCGTGGACATCCTTACTGCGACAGGGGTTCCGACATCGATTTCGCTCACTCTGATGGATCTCTCGGGCGGCGTACTGTGGATTGCAGCCATCCTCGCGATGATCATCTGTATTATCCTCGGATTAGGGATGCCCACGACGGCGTCGTACACGATCGTCGCGCTACTCATCGCGCCGACGCTCATCAATCAGTTCTTCCTACCGGAACTCGCGGGGCACTTCTTCGTATTCTATGCGGCGATTCTCGCGGGACTCACGCCGCCGATCGCGACCTGCGTCGCTGTGGCCTCCGGGATCGCCGGTGCTGACTTCTGGAAGAGTTGTTGGGAGGCGATCAAAATATCCGCACCGCTGTTCATCCTTCCCTTCGCGTTCGTCTACCATCCCGAAATCGTCTCCGCTCAACTAAACGGGCAGGTGCTCACGTCCGGTGCGTTCGCGATGATCGGGGCGATCACGATTATTCACGGGATCAACTACCCGTTCTCGTTCGAAACGTCGATCACGCTTCCGGCTCGGTTCGCCTTCATCGTGATGGGTATCGTCATTATGCTCTATCCGTCATCGACGGTGCAGGTGATTGCATTCGCCCTCGTCGTCGCGATGTACATCGTTCAGGCGTTCGTCGGGCGGCCAGACCCAACTGGCGTTTTCCGCAGCAAAATTGGCACTTCCAGTGGACGACAACCCCGACCGAGTGAATCGAAGCGCGAGTAGCTTCCCAGTTCCATCCGCGCTTGTCGTCGCTTTTTCCGGAATCAATTTTGTTGGTCGCTCTGACGTTTGAGTCTCAATCATGGGCGTCTACACGATGGGGAGATCCTTGGGACGGAATGGAGTTACGAGCACCAGGGGACAACTATTCAAGTCCGGGCAGGCCGTCGAGCGTTGAATGTGAAGGTGGACTCCGCTCGCGTTGTCAGAATGGTTGTCTAGTGACTTCGAAGGTGTAGCCTCGCGTTCCATCCTTGGACCCGCGAATTCGGCGACGCGATAGCTGACACCGTTTCGACCGAATATACCCTAGCGGAGTGATCCAGCGTTATACTGTCTACCATCCGTGATTCTCGCCAGACACCTAATCCATTAAGGCACCACAGGAAATGTTGACCTCGGTGGCAGTCATTGAGCGAGCCCGGTCTGAGGCCACGAAGGAGGCGACATCACCCACGTCGGCTAGCGTTGCAGCCCGTTTCAACAAGGTTTCGTCTTCGATTTCCGAGGCGATCTCTTCCATACCTGAGACCGACTCGGGGATGGACTCGGGGATACCGCCGGTTTTCAACGTGACGACGCGGATACCATGCCTCCCGAGCTCGACGGCCCACTGCCGGCGGAGTCCTTCGATAGCGTCGAGTGCGGTTTTGAAGCCACCCAACCCGGGAAACGTCTGCGGGCCATCCCCCCCGAAAAATAAGATTACTCCCGACTCCTGTTCGATCATGTGTCGAGCGGCCGCCCTCGTGGTCAGGAACTGTGTTCGCATCGCGGTCGTTATCGGCTGCAGGAAATCGTCCACGGTGATCTCTAGCAATGGTTCCTGAACGTCTCCGTACCCGATGAGATTGAACGAGATATCGACGTGCCCGGCCTCCTCGACAACTATATCGACGTACTCGTCGACGGCCTGCTCGTCAGTTGCGTCGACGACAGCGGTGTCAACGTCGCCATCGTTCGAACGAATGTCATCGGCGACCTCGTCGAGATTCGCCTGAGTGCGACCGGCGAGGAAGACCCGCGCTCCCTCGCGGGCGAACGCTCGGGCCACCGCACTGCCGATGTGACCCCCCGCCCCATAGATCACGGCGACTTTGCTATCGAGTATCATGGGGGTCTACCTTCGCTGGCTATGGTATTAATCGATTCTGCCGGACGAGGCTGCATTTTCTGAGGGGGAGCTTCGAAGTACGCGAAATTCGTGCCATTCAGATGACCGGCCCAATCAGCATCGATCGGACTGGTTTTCTCGACATCGGGCGGTTATCGCCGTGATCCCCGAATTCATTCATCTAGCGTTTCCAATTCATCCGAATCAGCGTTTGATGTCACGAGCAACACTGGATAGATCGTTGTCGAACTGATGACCGCGTCCGTCGAATTCGCGAA
The window above is part of the Haladaptatus caseinilyticus genome. Proteins encoded here:
- a CDS encoding acyl-CoA dehydrogenase family protein; translation: MADPIDSGLALSPTQEAVCDAIRTVCREFDDTYWRDRDAEGEYPHEFVNALAEEGWLGILLPEAYGGKGYGTEEAVAMMYEIARSGAGFSGAQTVHAAIYNSTPLVKYGSEKLKDGLLSRVASGDAWIQCFSLTEPKAGSESTAITTRADRDGDEYVVNGEKLWTSRIDVSDYLVLAARTTPYEEAGKKTEGVSLFLVDIERGIEDGSIELEEIEKTVSGAVSSFRVTYDDLRIPADQLIGVEDEGFYQVLDGLNEERLVIAAETVGLGELAIETAVEYANEREVFGRSIGKNQAIQHPLAAAFARVQAAKQFTFDAATRTKDADRKTIGSRANTAKYLSAEAAFEAADAAVQAHGGRGVAREYDVERYFREARLTRLVPLTQELALNYVGENVLGLPRSY
- a CDS encoding MaoC family dehydratase; this encodes MNDNNTTDETTENRLVEGWQGRYYEDFTIGDVYKHPFGRTVTETDNVWMTNVTMNLNPMHFNEAYASETEFGERLVDGTFVIALAVGMSVIDVSVNATANLGYDDVRHHAPVFHGDTILAESEVLSKRESDSRDHVGIVETELRAYNQDNEKVLSLKRTPMVLKREYAQPSAAQPPGWPEGIGTQPGDTEATDE
- a CDS encoding acetyl-CoA hydrolase/transferase C-terminal domain-containing protein, whose amino-acid sequence is MSNSTDRIQDGLTATDAATAADTVDPTDVVLSSGFGGVGYPKRVPQALADDDRDMSLTVVSGGGVGGEIDDALVAAGQMARRFPFQTRERSRTAINDGEIAFHDRHISRFGDEVRLGDVGDPGVAIVEAVAVGENWLIPTTSIGHTPSFVAAADRLIVEVNHEQPRELEHIHDVYQRDLPPNRDPIPITEPIERIGSAAISFDAEKLVAVVETDRFDDPYSFREPTDVDGVIADNLRSFLEAELERNPTLRDRINLQFGVGSLGNALMGALSEIDFGDREVVYFGEVFQDGLLDAIDEGLLAGASATSLALSVGGQQRLFEDIERYAEDVVLRPADVSNNPALIDQFGVVGVNSAVDIDLYGNANATHIGGTNVINGIGGGGDFNRNCRLGIIALPSTAGDGSISRIVPSVAHVDHTEHDHSVVVTEHGVADLRGLSPTERMERIVDLAHPDFRADLRKYRDQALDEGGHIPMCTDFEFR
- a CDS encoding TAXI family TRAP transporter solute-binding subunit; amino-acid sequence: MSDDSVSRRNILKGATTMGAISLAGCTDGLSGGSGGEGNYQMTIAGTSSGSSTQQAAQALARAAQQHSDSVSISVQVTDGWTANLYEFDNGNFSSIGVDNNSLSKAMNDEGPFADKSIDSLPMQGFVFTNLEIHWVAMEGSGIKSTADLRDGGHTIYPIQPGFGTRLLTEEVIKEAGLWKQNDILNVDTSDIPGAVEEKRADALCIYGANGVNLSSWVQEVDVRSNGGLYLMEVDDEFRQAIKNVPGAIVNEFDDYPYEWEQDVTKVTDTTTAWVLSGQWAFGPDVPADAAKEVARLSTEHHDTIREADPTALDHSGMNSMTTAVIPDLEIHPGVAEYWRNNDVWNDDWKEGSTNE
- a CDS encoding TRAP transporter permease — protein: MRNVLIGISVLFWVFVIWYAWDQTIPRAQYGVIFFGIILELFVLTELMELAGGGRGYLPTDVKRAYGPGNRIEALLLTFSAIDVAITCLYVATQFQALYVTRQGRALQYEIYMAAVFTLVVIYLTWRSFGPTFLSIILLGIAYGRWGMFAPGPLSHGGIGWDRLMRVLVLSVGGFFGFLTQLVAAWIALFLLYAGFLKAFGAFDLIMRLAFRSARYIDSGIAQTAVLSSAVVGSVNGSQTANAGMTGSFTIPLMKRNGMKPETAGAIEAVASTSGQVLPPVMGAAAFIMASLITGITYADVIVAGLIPAAVLVVTIFIAVHYVSVPQLNDTDPEALIEDPMDRSEFVIESLKYGIPLAILIYKLGIEQVTVMTAALWTATAMLATGTLVPLIQAAIGTSGESVGTSAHRSIWETLDGAREGVVVLAPVAIILGAINGVVDILTATGVPTSISLTLMDLSGGVLWIAAILAMIICIILGLGMPTTASYTIVALLIAPTLINQFFLPELAGHFFVFYAAILAGLTPPIATCVAVASGIAGADFWKSCWEAIKISAPLFILPFAFVYHPEIVSAQLNGQVLTSGAFAMIGAITIIHGINYPFSFETSITLPARFAFIVMGIVIMLYPSSTVQVIAFALVVAMYIVQAFVGRPDPTGVFRSKIGTSSGRQPRPSESKRE
- a CDS encoding SDR family NAD(P)-dependent oxidoreductase, producing the protein MILDSKVAVIYGAGGHIGSAVARAFAREGARVFLAGRTQANLDEVADDIRSNDGDVDTAVVDATDEQAVDEYVDIVVEEAGHVDISFNLIGYGDVQEPLLEITVDDFLQPITTAMRTQFLTTRAAARHMIEQESGVILFFGGDGPQTFPGLGGFKTALDAIEGLRRQWAVELGRHGIRVVTLKTGGIPESIPESVSGMEEIASEIEDETLLKRAATLADVGDVASFVASDRARSMTATEVNISCGALMD